One genomic window of Caballeronia sp. SBC1 includes the following:
- a CDS encoding carbohydrate ABC transporter permease: MSETLSVPAIKTKRRRRMSATARQQRLAAFLFLAPACIMVAIYVIWPIFSSLRLSFYNWDGMTEKTFIGFDNYVELFHAPTFYTALKNNVLWLILFLLAPPMGLAVALYLNQAVRGIRMVKSLFFAPFVLSGVVVGLMFSWFYDPTFGLLKLILGHGVPVLGDPHYVTFGIIFAALWPQTAYCMILYLTGLTSLNSEQIEAARMEGAKGWTMLWHVVLPQLRPTTFMAIVVTIIGALRSFDLISVMSGGGPFESSTVLAYYMYDQAIKYYRIGYSAAIAVVLFAIMMVYIVYHLRRMLRTEQ; the protein is encoded by the coding sequence ATGTCCGAAACCCTCAGCGTTCCGGCGATAAAAACAAAGCGCCGCAGAAGGATGTCGGCCACTGCACGCCAGCAGCGGCTGGCGGCGTTCCTGTTCCTCGCGCCGGCCTGCATCATGGTCGCGATCTACGTGATCTGGCCGATCTTCTCCAGCCTTCGGCTCAGCTTTTACAACTGGGACGGGATGACGGAGAAGACCTTCATAGGCTTCGATAACTACGTCGAACTCTTCCACGCGCCCACCTTCTATACCGCGCTGAAGAACAATGTCTTGTGGCTGATCCTGTTCTTGCTGGCCCCCCCGATGGGTCTCGCCGTCGCGTTGTACCTGAACCAGGCGGTAAGAGGCATTCGCATGGTGAAGTCGCTGTTCTTCGCGCCGTTCGTGTTGTCCGGCGTGGTGGTCGGCTTGATGTTCAGCTGGTTCTACGACCCGACCTTCGGCTTGCTGAAGTTGATTCTCGGACACGGCGTGCCGGTGCTGGGAGATCCGCATTACGTGACCTTCGGGATCATCTTCGCCGCGCTTTGGCCCCAGACTGCCTACTGCATGATCCTGTACCTGACCGGACTGACATCGCTTAATTCCGAGCAGATAGAAGCCGCCCGCATGGAAGGCGCGAAGGGCTGGACCATGCTTTGGCACGTCGTCCTGCCGCAGCTTCGTCCAACTACCTTCATGGCGATTGTTGTGACTATCATCGGTGCATTGCGCAGCTTCGACCTGATCTCCGTCATGAGTGGCGGCGGTCCGTTCGAAAGCTCGACCGTGCTCGCTTATTACATGTACGACCAAGCGATCAAGTATTACCGCATCGGCTATTCCGCAGCGATCGCCGTGGTGCTGTTCGCGATCATGATGGTGTACATCGTTTATCACTTGCGCCGAATGTTGCGCACCGAGCAATAA
- a CDS encoding S9 family peptidase, giving the protein MRLQDYLALAGPPPDARIAYGAAQSQFVELFRPTGAGPYPVVVLIHGGCWAHKYGGLTQVAAMGRTLANEGIAVWSIEYRGVDEDGGGFPGTYEDIAAALNKLRDQSAALDVDLTRLVAVGHSAGAQLAQWAAARQRISPASPLYTATPLPVPAVIGLGTLPDLHDSRSIERACGLAPVALTGTPQPGRQDVLADTSPAAMLPSEARTVLINGELDTVAPPDLAARYALLARRAGNDVQTIVIPDASHYDEMSTTSPVWPVLHAEILKALNIR; this is encoded by the coding sequence ATGCGACTTCAGGATTACCTTGCCTTAGCAGGTCCCCCTCCTGACGCGCGTATTGCGTATGGCGCGGCACAGTCGCAATTTGTCGAGCTGTTCCGGCCGACCGGCGCGGGTCCCTACCCCGTGGTCGTATTAATTCACGGTGGATGCTGGGCGCACAAATATGGTGGTCTCACCCAGGTTGCCGCAATGGGCCGCACCTTGGCGAACGAAGGGATCGCCGTGTGGAGCATTGAATACCGAGGCGTGGATGAAGACGGCGGTGGTTTTCCCGGTACCTATGAGGACATCGCGGCCGCGTTGAACAAGCTAAGGGATCAGTCGGCCGCGCTTGATGTCGACTTGACTCGTCTTGTGGCCGTCGGTCATTCGGCAGGCGCACAACTCGCGCAGTGGGCGGCAGCCCGGCAGCGTATCAGCCCGGCAAGTCCTCTCTACACCGCAACACCATTGCCCGTTCCAGCCGTCATAGGCCTGGGCACCTTACCCGATTTGCACGACAGCCGATCTATAGAACGCGCGTGCGGACTCGCCCCCGTTGCGCTTACCGGTACGCCGCAACCCGGCCGGCAAGACGTGCTGGCCGATACGTCCCCCGCCGCAATGCTGCCATCTGAAGCACGCACCGTGCTGATCAACGGTGAGCTGGACACGGTCGCACCGCCTGATCTCGCAGCGCGCTATGCCCTCCTGGCACGTCGCGCGGGCAACGACGTGCAGACAATCGTTATTCCCGATGCAAGTCACTACGACGAAATGTCGACGACGTCGCCGGTGTGGCCAGTGCTACACGCCGAAATACTAAAGGCGCTCAACATCCGATAG
- a CDS encoding ABC transporter substrate-binding protein: MKTLIRHGLTGAALAVVLATTSIAQAGTLTANIAFKGASQRAVWQQTFDAFKKAHPDIDVKVTFVDEEAYKVQLPGWLTTVAPDIVNWHNGERMAYYAKRGLFEDLTPDWNKNGWNAMYASTKESSTYNGKQYSAPTVYYAWGMFYRKDLFQKVGITAEPKTWPEFLEDCKKLKAAGIAPVAVAGRDAWTLAGWFDYLDLRINGNAFHQKLMAGDIAYTDPRVKKVYTTWKGLIDDKVFIDNSLSYDLDAVQPFLFQGKAAMMLMGTFITGGFPENIKPQMGFFQFPIIDSNVPTAEDGPVESLHIPSKAKNKADAHTFLAFAETPDISAQLAKGLGSLPANSKSPEPDDPISKIGFQILSQTKGGIAQFYDRDMTKEMADEGMKGMQQFVSDPTQLDSILAQLEATRKRIYKK, encoded by the coding sequence ATGAAAACCTTGATTCGCCACGGACTGACCGGTGCGGCGCTGGCCGTCGTTTTGGCCACGACCAGCATTGCGCAGGCGGGGACCTTGACCGCGAATATCGCGTTCAAAGGGGCAAGCCAGCGCGCGGTCTGGCAACAGACCTTCGATGCCTTTAAGAAAGCGCATCCGGATATTGACGTGAAGGTGACCTTCGTCGATGAAGAAGCCTACAAGGTGCAATTGCCCGGCTGGCTCACAACCGTCGCGCCCGATATTGTCAACTGGCACAACGGCGAGCGCATGGCGTACTACGCGAAGCGCGGCCTGTTCGAAGACCTGACGCCTGACTGGAACAAGAACGGCTGGAACGCGATGTACGCGTCGACGAAAGAATCATCCACGTACAACGGCAAGCAATATTCGGCACCGACCGTGTATTACGCGTGGGGCATGTTCTACCGGAAGGACCTGTTCCAGAAGGTGGGCATTACCGCGGAGCCGAAGACATGGCCTGAATTCCTGGAAGACTGCAAGAAACTGAAAGCCGCGGGCATTGCGCCGGTTGCAGTGGCAGGACGGGATGCGTGGACACTTGCCGGCTGGTTCGATTACCTCGACCTGCGCATCAACGGCAACGCGTTTCATCAGAAGCTGATGGCGGGCGACATCGCCTACACGGACCCGCGCGTGAAGAAGGTTTATACAACGTGGAAGGGCTTGATCGACGACAAGGTGTTCATCGACAACTCGCTGTCCTACGACCTTGATGCAGTGCAGCCGTTCTTGTTCCAGGGCAAGGCGGCCATGATGCTGATGGGCACGTTCATTACCGGCGGATTCCCGGAGAACATCAAGCCGCAGATGGGCTTCTTCCAGTTCCCGATCATCGACAGCAATGTGCCGACAGCTGAAGATGGTCCGGTGGAGTCGTTGCATATTCCGTCGAAGGCGAAGAACAAGGCGGACGCACACACGTTCCTGGCCTTCGCGGAAACGCCGGATATCAGCGCGCAACTGGCGAAGGGATTGGGGTCGTTGCCGGCCAACAGCAAGTCGCCGGAACCGGATGATCCCATTTCGAAGATCGGCTTCCAGATCCTCTCGCAGACGAAGGGTGGCATTGCTCAGTTCTACGACCGCGACATGACGAAGGAGATGGCTGACGAAGGCATGAAGGGCATGCAGCAGTTCGTGTCCGATCCGACCCAGCTGGACTCGATCCTGGCGCAGCTCGAAGCTACACGCAAGCGTATCTACAAGAAGTAG
- a CDS encoding response regulator codes for MPEHTAVDQLGFRRIIRRNIALPIGAGLTTAAVFVALLFYLLSAMDWLDHSERVVADSNDLIKIAVDRESGMRGFLITGDDSYLAPYELGRASFTAKLATLTDLVSDNTPQIERLKHIGALEAQWDGIAEQLITLRRTNQDFQSVMRTGKGKLEFDDMRREFNTFMDVELNLRWERTATVRRVTIIAVALFLGISLSLSFLLAVLGRRELTNLSATYDRALRAQTEHTQTLQQQAWLRTGQSLLAENAAGQQTLPQLSRAMLEFLAQYLGVVVGALYVRDETGTLRRTAAYGFSRENEEHPQSFEGTETLVGQAAAEGRLIEVDNIPDNYLKVTSGLGTTAPKSVVMAPIENGGTVNGVVELGFMKPVSARDIEFLKLIAGNMGAAIEAALYRQRLQDTLEETQRLNEEMQLQQEELRTANEELEEQTAALEESQVDLGNQKTELESINEQLTFQALALDQKNEELSYAQAELEQRADDLQRASQYKSEFLANMSHELRTPLNSSLILAKLLSENQGGNLSAEQVKFANTIYSAGNDLLNLINDILDISKVEAGKLELAPEDVSMRRLVESLKRTFEPLATQKQLKFVVHMASDVPASIFTDSRRLEQILKNLLSNAVKFTDAGTIELALGLDSGNRVRFAVTDSGIGIAPEHQQTIFEAFRQADGTTSRRYGGTGLGLSISRNLATLLGGAIRVSSTLGAGSTFELMLPTHWTGASEPIGNVSVLRKPLRAPLSTPAIVAPAQPLASRTQDVAAYDDDRANWTPGRRSVLVIEDDLSFAGILFQLAHEMQYGCLVAQTAAEALQLAAQYLPDAILLDIGLPDRSGLALLQQLKDGPLTRHIPVHVVSAVDSSEAALHLGAIGYAIKPTTREQLKDIFHKLEDKFTQKVKRVLLVEDDARQRESIVQLIGDGDIDITAVELGEQALALLRTTIFDCMIIDLKLPDMQGGELLRKMSSESMCSFPPVIVYTGRNLTHAEEAELLKYSRSIIIKGARSPERLLDEVTLFLHKVEANLSYERQTMLKAVRSRDRAFEGRRILLVDDDIRNVFSLSSALEHKGMTVEIARNGFEAITQLNETPDIDLVLMDVMMPGMDGLEATRRIRTDPRFASLPIIAITAKAMKDDQEQTRLAGMTDYLAKPIDLDRLYSLLRVWLPSLERMRG; via the coding sequence ATGCCCGAGCATACAGCTGTCGACCAGCTTGGCTTTCGCCGCATAATTCGTCGCAACATAGCGTTGCCGATTGGCGCAGGCTTGACCACCGCCGCGGTGTTCGTCGCCCTTTTGTTCTATCTGTTGTCGGCCATGGACTGGCTAGACCATTCCGAGCGCGTAGTCGCCGACAGCAATGACCTGATCAAGATCGCAGTCGACCGCGAGTCCGGCATGCGGGGCTTCCTGATCACCGGCGACGATTCCTATCTCGCGCCTTATGAGCTCGGTCGCGCCAGTTTCACCGCGAAGCTGGCCACGCTGACCGATCTCGTCAGCGACAACACGCCGCAAATCGAGCGCCTGAAGCATATCGGCGCGCTGGAGGCGCAGTGGGACGGGATTGCTGAACAGCTCATCACCCTGCGGCGCACGAACCAGGATTTTCAAAGCGTCATGCGCACCGGCAAGGGGAAGCTCGAGTTCGACGACATGCGCCGTGAGTTCAACACCTTCATGGACGTCGAGCTGAACTTGCGCTGGGAACGGACGGCGACGGTCAGGCGCGTCACCATCATCGCAGTGGCGCTCTTCCTCGGCATCAGCCTTTCGCTTAGCTTTCTGCTCGCCGTGCTCGGCCGACGCGAGTTGACGAACCTGTCGGCGACTTACGACCGCGCGCTGCGGGCGCAGACCGAACACACTCAAACCCTGCAACAGCAAGCGTGGCTGCGCACCGGGCAAAGTCTGCTGGCGGAAAACGCTGCCGGACAACAGACCCTGCCGCAGCTCAGCCGTGCGATGCTCGAATTTCTCGCCCAGTACCTCGGTGTGGTGGTGGGAGCGCTGTATGTCCGCGATGAAACCGGGACGTTACGGCGGACCGCCGCCTACGGTTTCAGCCGCGAAAACGAAGAGCACCCGCAATCGTTCGAAGGCACTGAGACGCTGGTCGGACAAGCTGCCGCAGAGGGTCGGCTGATCGAAGTCGACAACATCCCGGACAACTATCTCAAGGTCACGTCGGGACTCGGAACCACCGCGCCGAAGAGCGTAGTCATGGCACCGATCGAGAACGGCGGTACGGTCAACGGCGTCGTGGAACTCGGGTTCATGAAGCCGGTATCTGCGCGGGACATCGAGTTCCTGAAGCTGATAGCAGGCAATATGGGAGCGGCGATTGAAGCGGCGCTGTATCGCCAGCGGCTTCAGGACACGCTCGAGGAAACGCAACGCCTCAACGAGGAAATGCAGCTTCAACAAGAAGAACTGCGCACCGCGAACGAGGAACTCGAAGAGCAGACCGCTGCGCTCGAAGAATCGCAAGTGGATCTCGGCAATCAGAAAACAGAACTCGAATCGATCAACGAGCAGCTCACTTTCCAGGCCCTGGCACTCGATCAAAAGAACGAGGAACTCAGCTATGCTCAAGCAGAACTGGAACAGCGCGCCGACGATCTGCAGCGTGCCAGCCAGTACAAGTCAGAATTCCTGGCAAACATGTCGCACGAGTTGCGCACGCCGCTTAATAGTTCGCTGATTCTTGCCAAACTGCTGTCGGAAAACCAGGGCGGAAATCTAAGCGCCGAGCAAGTCAAGTTCGCCAATACGATCTATTCAGCCGGCAACGATCTGCTCAACCTGATCAACGACATCCTCGACATCTCCAAGGTCGAAGCCGGCAAGCTAGAACTCGCGCCGGAAGATGTATCGATGCGCCGCCTGGTTGAATCGTTGAAGCGGACCTTCGAGCCGCTCGCGACCCAAAAGCAATTGAAATTCGTCGTTCATATGGCGTCGGATGTGCCGGCATCGATATTCACCGACTCACGGCGCCTGGAACAGATACTCAAGAACCTGCTGTCGAATGCAGTGAAGTTCACGGACGCGGGGACCATCGAACTCGCCTTGGGTCTCGATAGCGGCAATCGGGTGCGCTTTGCCGTAACAGACTCGGGTATCGGCATTGCACCGGAACACCAGCAGACGATTTTCGAAGCATTCCGTCAAGCCGATGGAACCACCAGCCGGCGCTATGGCGGCACGGGCCTCGGTCTGTCGATCTCACGCAATCTGGCAACGCTGCTTGGCGGCGCGATCCGCGTCAGCAGCACGCTCGGCGCGGGAAGCACGTTCGAGCTGATGCTGCCCACACACTGGACGGGTGCAAGCGAGCCGATTGGAAACGTCTCGGTATTGCGCAAACCGTTACGCGCACCGTTGTCGACTCCGGCCATCGTTGCACCGGCTCAGCCGCTGGCCTCCCGGACGCAAGACGTGGCAGCGTATGACGACGATCGCGCGAACTGGACGCCAGGCCGCCGGTCAGTGCTGGTGATTGAAGACGACCTGTCATTTGCGGGAATTCTGTTCCAGCTTGCGCATGAAATGCAGTACGGCTGCCTGGTCGCACAAACCGCCGCTGAAGCGCTGCAACTTGCCGCGCAGTACTTGCCCGATGCCATTCTCCTCGACATCGGCTTGCCGGACCGGTCAGGCCTCGCGCTGTTGCAGCAGTTGAAAGACGGCCCGCTCACCCGGCACATTCCTGTGCATGTCGTGTCGGCTGTTGATAGCAGCGAGGCCGCGCTGCATCTCGGCGCAATCGGCTATGCAATCAAGCCGACCACGCGCGAGCAACTGAAGGACATCTTCCACAAGCTGGAGGATAAATTCACGCAGAAGGTCAAGCGCGTGCTGCTGGTGGAAGACGACGCACGCCAGCGCGAAAGCATCGTGCAACTCATTGGGGACGGCGATATCGACATCACCGCGGTCGAGCTTGGTGAACAGGCGCTGGCGCTGCTGCGAACGACGATCTTCGACTGCATGATCATCGACCTGAAGCTGCCCGACATGCAGGGCGGCGAGTTGCTGCGGAAGATGTCGAGCGAGAGCATGTGCTCTTTCCCGCCGGTGATCGTTTATACCGGCCGCAACCTGACGCATGCGGAAGAAGCCGAGCTGCTGAAATATTCACGCTCGATCATCATCAAGGGCGCGCGCTCGCCTGAGCGGTTGCTGGATGAAGTAACCCTGTTCCTGCACAAGGTCGAGGCGAACCTGTCGTATGAACGACAAACCATGCTGAAGGCGGTGCGTAGCCGGGATCGTGCCTTCGAGGGGCGGCGCATCCTGCTGGTCGACGACGATATCCGCAACGTCTTCTCGTTAAGCAGCGCGCTCGAACATAAGGGCATGACAGTGGAAATCGCACGCAACGGGTTCGAAGCAATCACCCAGCTGAACGAAACGCCGGACATCGACCTGGTGCTGATGGACGTGATGATGCCCGGCATGGACGGACTCGAGGCCACGCGCCGGATTCGTACCGACCCTCGCTTCGCGAGCCTGCCGATCATCGCGATCACAGCGAAAGCGATGAAGGACGATCAGGAACAGACTCGTCTAGCGGGGATGACGGACTATCTCGCCAAGCCGATCGATCTTGACAGGCTCTATTCGCTGTTGCGGGTGTGGCTGCCGAGCCTCGAACGTATGCGAGGCTGA
- a CDS encoding carbohydrate ABC transporter permease: protein MFPMPVAKWKPVNRALYKLSLPVALVIWLLPLIAVMVTSIRSSDELVEGNYWGWPRHFSLIANYSDALTTSPMLHYLWNSVLITVPAVVGSIVLASMAGFALAIYSFRGNTTLFATFVAGNFVPIQILMIPVRDLSLQMGIFNTVGALILFHVSFQTGFCALFLRNFIKQLPFELVEAARIEGANEWTVFFRIVLPLIRPALAALAILVFTFVWNDYFWALCLTTGDEAAPITVGVAALKGQWVTSWNLVSAGSILAALPSVMMFFAMQRHFVAGLTFGATKG from the coding sequence ATGTTTCCAATGCCTGTCGCCAAGTGGAAGCCCGTCAACCGGGCGCTTTACAAGTTGTCGTTACCGGTCGCGCTCGTGATCTGGTTGCTGCCGCTGATAGCAGTGATGGTGACGTCCATTCGTTCCTCCGATGAACTCGTCGAAGGCAATTACTGGGGTTGGCCACGGCACTTTTCGCTGATCGCCAACTATAGCGATGCGCTGACGACTTCACCTATGCTCCATTACTTGTGGAACAGCGTGCTGATTACGGTACCGGCCGTAGTCGGCTCTATCGTGCTGGCTTCCATGGCCGGTTTTGCATTGGCGATCTATTCGTTTCGGGGTAACACCACGTTGTTCGCCACGTTTGTCGCGGGAAACTTTGTGCCTATCCAGATCCTGATGATCCCGGTGCGAGACCTGTCGTTGCAGATGGGCATCTTTAATACTGTCGGCGCGCTGATCCTGTTTCACGTTTCGTTTCAGACCGGTTTTTGCGCGTTGTTCCTGCGCAATTTCATCAAGCAGTTGCCGTTCGAATTGGTCGAAGCCGCGCGCATTGAAGGCGCGAATGAGTGGACCGTGTTCTTTCGCATCGTCTTGCCATTGATTCGTCCGGCGCTAGCCGCATTGGCAATCCTGGTCTTTACGTTCGTATGGAACGACTATTTCTGGGCGTTGTGCCTCACCACGGGAGACGAAGCTGCACCCATTACCGTGGGCGTTGCCGCGCTCAAGGGCCAGTGGGTGACGTCGTGGAACCTGGTCTCGGCGGGATCGATACTGGCCGCGTTGCCGTCGGTCATGATGTTCTTCGCGATGCAGCGGCACTTCGTTGCCGGGCTGACGTTTGGGGCAACGAAGGGTTAG
- a CDS encoding ATP-binding cassette domain-containing protein has product MAVRNLHKWYSGVHALKGVSLEFKRGEVVGLLGDNGAGKSTLIKILSGVHRPDEGEILFQGRPVRIPTPKAAMQLGIETIHQHNSLVPNLSIARNLFIGREPLLFSLFGIGPMDHARMRTDAVKAIADVDLHLRSAEALLGELSGGQRQGVAIARAMHFKSKVLILDEPTNHLSVKETDKVIGFVRGLSAQGITGVFISHNLQHVFHSCDRIVAMARGEVVLDKPVAQTSIEEVTEML; this is encoded by the coding sequence ATGGCTGTGCGTAACCTGCACAAGTGGTACTCCGGCGTGCATGCGCTCAAAGGCGTGAGCCTGGAGTTCAAACGCGGTGAAGTCGTGGGCCTGCTCGGCGACAACGGCGCGGGCAAATCGACGCTTATCAAGATTCTCTCGGGCGTGCATCGGCCGGATGAAGGCGAGATTTTGTTCCAGGGTCGGCCTGTGCGTATCCCCACGCCAAAAGCAGCGATGCAGTTGGGTATCGAAACTATTCATCAGCACAATTCGCTTGTGCCGAATCTTTCGATTGCGCGCAATCTGTTTATCGGGCGCGAACCGCTGCTGTTCTCGCTGTTCGGCATTGGTCCCATGGACCATGCACGCATGCGCACGGACGCGGTTAAAGCGATTGCCGATGTCGACCTGCATCTGCGTTCGGCTGAAGCGCTGCTGGGCGAACTGTCGGGCGGCCAGCGCCAGGGCGTGGCAATAGCGCGCGCGATGCACTTCAAGTCGAAGGTGCTGATCCTCGATGAACCGACGAACCATTTATCGGTGAAGGAGACGGATAAGGTGATCGGGTTTGTGCGGGGCTTATCGGCGCAGGGGATTACCGGCGTGTTTATCAGCCACAATCTGCAGCACGTGTTTCACTCGTGCGACCGGATTGTCGCGATGGCGCGCGGTGAAGTCGTACTCGATAAGCCGGTGGCGCAGACGTCTATTGAAGAAGTGACGGAGATGCTTTGA
- a CDS encoding DUF4148 domain-containing protein, which translates to MMKLNKLMTIMAVAALGVSTLASAQSVQPVDGNAMAATSNQGPKTREQVRAELAHARMDGTISRFGNPDPYGPGGTPNFTRH; encoded by the coding sequence ATGATGAAACTGAACAAGTTAATGACGATCATGGCCGTGGCGGCGCTTGGTGTGTCGACGCTGGCGAGCGCGCAATCCGTGCAACCTGTGGACGGAAACGCAATGGCGGCGACATCGAATCAAGGTCCGAAAACACGCGAGCAAGTGCGTGCAGAATTGGCCCACGCTCGCATGGACGGCACCATCTCACGTTTCGGCAACCCCGATCCGTATGGACCGGGCGGAACACCGAATTTCACGCGGCATTAA
- a CDS encoding patatin-like phospholipase family protein: protein MSFDHPPLSVSSGLTAFVFAGGGSLGAIEVGMLRELLDRGVRPDCVIGASAGAINAAYFAGRPNADGVAKLESLWCRIRRRDIMPLSMFALFEMMLSRRSHLVEATALRFLLENNLPYERVEQATIPLHVVATNMLSGDEVILSSGPVVDAVLASAAIPGVFPPIRVNGVDLVDGGVANNTPVSVAVGLGATRIIVLPAGFACALQKPPANAIAQAIHALTLIIARQLVRDLAFYSSRVEIFVVPPLCPLDVSPYDYTQCDRLIERAAVQTRAWLSDGGLERVVIPAQLHEHAHAEAV from the coding sequence ATGTCCTTTGATCATCCCCCTCTATCCGTTTCATCGGGGTTGACCGCCTTCGTATTCGCGGGTGGCGGCAGCCTCGGTGCGATCGAGGTCGGCATGCTGCGCGAGTTGCTCGACCGGGGCGTGCGTCCGGATTGCGTGATTGGCGCGTCGGCGGGCGCCATCAACGCGGCGTATTTTGCCGGCCGGCCCAATGCCGATGGCGTCGCCAAGCTTGAATCGCTTTGGTGTCGCATCAGACGACGGGACATCATGCCACTCAGCATGTTTGCGCTGTTCGAGATGATGCTGAGTCGGCGTTCTCACCTCGTCGAGGCGACAGCGCTGCGCTTCCTGCTGGAAAACAATTTGCCCTATGAGCGAGTGGAGCAAGCGACCATACCGCTTCACGTTGTCGCGACCAACATGCTGAGCGGCGACGAGGTCATCCTCTCGTCAGGCCCGGTGGTCGATGCCGTCCTTGCGAGCGCCGCAATTCCTGGCGTGTTTCCGCCAATACGCGTTAACGGAGTCGATCTCGTCGATGGCGGCGTAGCCAACAATACGCCGGTCTCGGTAGCCGTCGGACTCGGCGCGACACGCATCATCGTGCTGCCGGCTGGTTTCGCCTGTGCGCTGCAGAAACCGCCGGCCAACGCGATCGCGCAGGCCATTCATGCGTTGACGCTTATCATCGCGCGGCAGCTTGTGCGTGATCTGGCGTTCTATTCGTCGCGTGTGGAGATCTTTGTTGTACCACCCTTGTGTCCGCTCGATGTATCGCCTTACGACTATACGCAGTGCGATCGCCTGATCGAGCGTGCTGCCGTGCAAACGCGTGCGTGGCTAAGCGACGGTGGCCTCGAACGCGTGGTCATCCCGGCTCAACTGCACGAGCACGCGCATGCCGAGGCGGTTTAG
- a CDS encoding methyl-accepting chemotaxis protein: protein MKISKAPTVSQLSGYASLFSHISLRTSITLVLAVFAALLIAVSALAGVALQTSNAAIEKMYTEDTRSLLQIKSSYEHVMHARLALGSFAALYGLGDVQPALLEGAHSDLRQSDEEVRAYLATASADDTETALRGRFVAARQKYLHDGLEASFDALGKSDFSAYKSLQGAETEALANTFGAQVAALERVLTERQKARYTSAQDRFHMMLWLLAAAAFASVVIGTFARHALLNAIVKPVARAIRQFQRIAAGDLTNPVDIGRDNEMGALLRALEQMQQSLVETVTTVRASTESINVGATEIASGNNDLSIRTEQQAVSLETTASSMEQITATAKASFESARQAREMATQASEMAVKGGAVVSNVVTTMQGIAAHSKKISEITSVIDGIAFQTNILALNAAVEAARAGEQGRGFAVVAGEVRSLAQRSASAAQEIKMLIQDSSAHIDAGSTLVESAGTTIGSVVSAVERVCQIVTEISAAAGEQSKGIEQVNLAVATMDQSTQQNAALVEEAAAAAQSLKSQARTLSEAVEVFRL from the coding sequence ATGAAAATATCAAAAGCACCCACCGTATCCCAACTTTCGGGATATGCAAGCCTATTTAGTCACATCAGCTTGCGTACCAGCATCACGCTTGTCTTGGCGGTTTTTGCCGCGCTGTTGATTGCGGTCAGCGCATTGGCTGGCGTCGCGCTTCAAACCAGTAACGCCGCGATTGAAAAGATGTACACGGAAGACACGCGCTCGCTTCTTCAAATCAAAAGTAGCTATGAACACGTGATGCATGCACGTCTCGCGCTGGGCAGCTTTGCAGCGCTCTATGGACTAGGCGATGTTCAGCCGGCGTTGCTTGAAGGTGCACATAGCGACCTGCGTCAATCGGACGAGGAAGTGCGCGCATACCTTGCAACCGCATCGGCGGACGATACCGAAACGGCCCTACGCGGTCGCTTTGTCGCCGCGCGCCAGAAGTATCTGCATGACGGTCTCGAAGCCTCTTTCGACGCACTCGGTAAAAGTGATTTCTCGGCCTACAAGTCGCTGCAGGGCGCTGAAACGGAAGCGCTGGCTAATACCTTCGGCGCGCAAGTGGCTGCACTGGAACGGGTTCTCACCGAGCGCCAGAAGGCACGCTATACCAGCGCTCAAGACCGCTTCCACATGATGCTCTGGCTTCTCGCCGCGGCGGCGTTCGCGTCGGTGGTCATCGGTACATTTGCTCGTCATGCATTGCTCAACGCAATCGTCAAACCGGTCGCGCGAGCGATTCGCCAGTTTCAGCGGATCGCTGCGGGCGACCTGACGAATCCCGTCGATATCGGCCGCGACAACGAGATGGGCGCGCTATTGCGCGCGCTCGAGCAGATGCAGCAATCGCTGGTCGAGACCGTGACGACTGTGCGCGCCAGCACCGAATCGATCAACGTTGGCGCAACGGAAATCGCCAGCGGCAACAATGACCTTTCCATTCGAACTGAGCAACAGGCGGTGTCGCTGGAAACCACGGCAAGCAGCATGGAGCAAATCACGGCGACAGCGAAAGCGAGCTTCGAGAGCGCCCGGCAAGCGAGAGAGATGGCGACACAAGCATCGGAAATGGCGGTCAAGGGAGGCGCAGTCGTCAGCAATGTAGTGACCACGATGCAAGGCATTGCCGCTCATTCGAAGAAAATTTCGGAGATCACAAGTGTGATTGACGGCATCGCTTTCCAGACGAACATCCTGGCGCTCAACGCGGCAGTCGAAGCGGCGCGTGCCGGCGAACAGGGCCGGGGTTTTGCGGTCGTGGCCGGTGAGGTACGCAGTCTCGCGCAGCGCAGCGCATCGGCAGCTCAGGAGATCAAGATGCTCATTCAGGATTCGAGTGCGCATATCGACGCTGGATCGACGCTCGTGGAAAGCGCAGGGACGACCATCGGCAGTGTGGTGAGCGCGGTCGAACGCGTCTGCCAGATCGTGACGGAGATATCCGCTGCGGCAGGCGAACAAAGCAAGGGGATCGAGCAGGTCAATCTGGCGGTCGCAACCATGGACCAGAGCACGCAGCAAAACGCGGCGCTCGTCGAGGAAGCCGCCGCCGCGGCACAGTCCCTCAAGAGTCAGGCGAGAACGTTAAGCGAGGCTGTGGAGGTGTTTCGGCTTTAA